A genomic segment from Dendropsophus ebraccatus isolate aDenEbr1 chromosome 7, aDenEbr1.pat, whole genome shotgun sequence encodes:
- the LOC138796981 gene encoding N-acylethanolamine-hydrolyzing acid amidase-like isoform X1 yields the protein MNWLDHLISFLTKGFPDSWLIRRTLSKCQHLLTAFIRLTETPILNNAYFMVSGTRDGVVITRDRNISVYYSYLDPGKEKWYLVQTNCDSFLKPCQSYPRRSTTIKTLKENKKDRKKFDSNTMEKMLTSYPVFNKTTIYSTVMSAEYPHLYQTWIKIED from the exons ATGAATTGGTTGGATCATTTAATCTCTTTCCTGACAAAAGGATTTCCAGACAGTTGGTTAATAAGACGA acaCTTAGTAAATGCCAACATTTGCTGACAGCTTTTATAAGACTAACGGAGACTCCAATTCTTAATAATGCCTACTTCATGGTGTCCGGCACAAGGGATGGAGTTGTTATTACTCGTGATAGAAACATTTCTGTATATTACAGTTATTTGGATCCTGGTAAAGAAAA GTGGTACCTCGTTCAAACAAACTGTGACAGCTTTCTCAAACCGTGTCAGTCTTATCCACGTAG ATCTACTACAATTAAAAcactgaaagaaaataaaaaagaccgCAAGAAATTTGACTCTAATACCATGGAAAAG atgtTAACAAGCTATCCCGTGTTTAACAA GACGACCATCTATTCAACAGTAATGAGCGCAGAATACCCACATTTGTATCAAACCTGGATAAAGATTGAGGATTAA
- the LOC138796981 gene encoding N-acylethanolamine-hydrolyzing acid amidase-like isoform X2, translating into MNWLDHLISFLTKGFPDSWLIRRTLSKCQHLLTAFIRLTETPILNNAYFMVSGTRDGVVITRDRNISVYYSYLDPGKEKWYLVQTNCDSFLKPCQSYPRRSTTIKTLKENKKDRKKFDSNTMEKDDHLFNSNERRIPTFVSNLDKD; encoded by the exons ATGAATTGGTTGGATCATTTAATCTCTTTCCTGACAAAAGGATTTCCAGACAGTTGGTTAATAAGACGA acaCTTAGTAAATGCCAACATTTGCTGACAGCTTTTATAAGACTAACGGAGACTCCAATTCTTAATAATGCCTACTTCATGGTGTCCGGCACAAGGGATGGAGTTGTTATTACTCGTGATAGAAACATTTCTGTATATTACAGTTATTTGGATCCTGGTAAAGAAAA GTGGTACCTCGTTCAAACAAACTGTGACAGCTTTCTCAAACCGTGTCAGTCTTATCCACGTAG ATCTACTACAATTAAAAcactgaaagaaaataaaaaagaccgCAAGAAATTTGACTCTAATACCATGGAAAAG GACGACCATCTATTCAACAGTAATGAGCGCAGAATACCCACATTTGTATCAAACCTGGATAAAGATTGA